The following proteins are encoded in a genomic region of Acetobacter oryzoeni:
- a CDS encoding alpha/beta hydrolase has product MTMQKIAANQVAMSDFSDVPQNSMPARPNLPSRLLLRCIRWQEQLTRKRAEKDAPEADGPHNAAQEISAFLVRLRKAMDTPSFPLRLSSVPIRRVVTLSIPGAAGPMRARLFIPYGRVRGALLYLHGGGFVHCGLNSHYGICCRLARASGAAVLLPDYRLAPEHPFPAAIDDSQAALQWLAGASARYWGGKVAVAGDSAGGNLAAVLAQDGRAGLGPQPVMQVLYYPSLYGEKLFPSHRTYEKGYFLSRRSMEWYGDQYIQKPEHWKHPRFVPGLNPDLQGLPPAVIITAECDPMRDEGAAYAQALEKAGVKVIYRCYPGALHAFLNFYAFMPHGKAALRLGGKALKKAFAG; this is encoded by the coding sequence ATGACGATGCAGAAAATTGCCGCTAATCAGGTCGCTATGTCTGATTTTTCTGATGTGCCTCAAAACTCTATGCCCGCACGGCCTAATCTTCCATCCCGGCTTTTGCTGCGCTGTATCAGATGGCAAGAGCAGCTCACGCGCAAGCGTGCGGAAAAAGATGCGCCTGAAGCAGACGGGCCCCATAACGCAGCCCAGGAAATCTCTGCGTTTCTTGTGCGGTTGCGTAAAGCGATGGATACGCCCTCCTTTCCACTTCGCCTTTCATCTGTGCCGATAAGACGGGTCGTTACTTTATCCATTCCCGGTGCTGCGGGGCCTATGCGGGCACGGCTTTTTATTCCCTATGGGCGGGTAAGGGGCGCTTTATTGTATTTGCATGGGGGCGGGTTTGTGCACTGCGGGCTTAATTCCCATTACGGGATATGCTGCCGCTTGGCGCGAGCCTCTGGTGCGGCGGTGTTATTGCCCGATTATCGCTTGGCTCCAGAACATCCTTTCCCTGCGGCTATTGATGACAGTCAGGCTGCCCTGCAATGGCTGGCTGGTGCGTCTGCCCGGTATTGGGGCGGTAAGGTTGCTGTGGCGGGGGATAGTGCTGGCGGAAATTTAGCCGCTGTTCTGGCGCAGGATGGGCGCGCCGGGCTGGGGCCCCAACCTGTTATGCAGGTGCTGTATTATCCATCGCTCTATGGAGAGAAGCTTTTTCCATCGCATCGAACGTATGAAAAGGGCTATTTCCTCTCTCGTCGCTCAATGGAATGGTATGGAGATCAGTATATTCAAAAGCCTGAACACTGGAAGCATCCACGCTTTGTGCCGGGCTTAAACCCGGATCTGCAAGGTTTGCCACCAGCCGTTATTATTACAGCGGAATGTGACCCGATGCGTGATGAAGGTGCAGCCTATGCGCAGGCGTTGGAAAAGGCTGGGGTTAAGGTGATATATCGCTGTTACCCCGGTGCCCTGCATGCATTCCTGAACTTTTACGCCTTTATGCCGCATGGCAAGGCGGCTTTGCGGTTGGGTGGCAAGGCATTGAAGAAAGCCTTTGCCGGGTAA
- the mraZ gene encoding division/cell wall cluster transcriptional repressor MraZ, which produces MGVFLGTHENRFDAKGRISIPAGFRSVLKTQQTEGDALMILRPSHTLPCVEAWPAVAFARLTEPLDRLDMFSDEHDDLAAALYADAYPIDPDREGRIILPDFLREHAGLAESPTAAFMGVGRIFQIWEPQAAQQRRAEARQRSRRVSIPAANGAEPKGRNA; this is translated from the coding sequence GTGGGCGTATTTCTCGGCACGCATGAAAATCGATTCGACGCCAAGGGGCGCATTTCGATTCCTGCCGGGTTCCGTTCAGTGCTCAAAACGCAGCAGACGGAAGGTGACGCGCTGATGATTCTCCGCCCCTCCCATACCCTGCCATGTGTTGAGGCATGGCCTGCCGTTGCTTTTGCACGCCTGACCGAACCGCTTGATCGGCTGGACATGTTTTCTGATGAGCATGATGATCTGGCTGCCGCTCTGTATGCCGATGCCTACCCCATAGATCCCGACCGTGAAGGCCGCATTATTTTACCTGATTTTTTACGTGAACATGCCGGGCTGGCAGAAAGCCCAACGGCTGCCTTTATGGGTGTTGGCCGTATCTTTCAGATCTGGGAGCCTCAGGCCGCGCAGCAGCGCCGGGCAGAAGCACGCCAGCGTTCACGCCGTGTGAGCATTCCGGCTGCAAATGGTGCAGAGCCAAAAGGGCGTAATGCATGA
- the rsmH gene encoding 16S rRNA (cytosine(1402)-N(4))-methyltransferase RsmH has translation MNALSSFTHPETAQGHIPVMLAEVLEYLHPADGERILDCTFGGGGYSSAILKSADCNVWGIDRDPDAIARGQVLSRAFPTADGGSRLHLLQGSFGNMQALASAAGICTFDGIVLDLGVSSFQLDEADRGFSFRMEGPLDMRMEKSGPSAADIVNKAPEAELADIFHFYGEERHARRLARAVVNARSAAPFQTTTQLAELVRSVIPKDRSGIDSATRAFQGLRIAVNDELGEIERGLEQALDMLAPGGRLVVVSFHSLEDRIAKRMVQHATGKDKSFSRYDPRAAGTPAPQTDFVALTHKARRPSDTECSHNPRARSARLRAVMKRASTPASVKKG, from the coding sequence ATGAACGCTCTTTCTTCCTTCACGCACCCTGAAACGGCTCAGGGCCACATTCCGGTTATGTTGGCAGAGGTTCTGGAATATCTTCATCCCGCAGATGGTGAGCGTATTCTGGATTGCACGTTTGGCGGTGGCGGCTACAGCTCCGCTATTCTAAAAAGTGCTGATTGCAACGTATGGGGCATTGACCGTGACCCGGACGCCATTGCGCGTGGGCAGGTATTAAGCCGCGCATTTCCCACAGCAGATGGCGGATCTCGCCTTCACTTACTGCAAGGTAGCTTTGGCAATATGCAGGCGCTTGCAAGTGCTGCAGGTATCTGCACCTTTGATGGTATTGTGCTGGATCTGGGTGTGTCCTCCTTCCAGTTGGATGAAGCCGACCGTGGCTTTTCCTTCCGTATGGAAGGCCCGCTGGATATGCGCATGGAAAAATCCGGCCCCTCAGCAGCAGATATCGTCAATAAGGCACCGGAAGCAGAGCTGGCAGATATTTTCCATTTCTATGGGGAAGAACGCCACGCGCGCCGCCTTGCGCGCGCCGTTGTGAATGCCCGTTCGGCAGCGCCTTTCCAGACCACAACGCAACTGGCTGAGCTCGTGCGGTCTGTGATCCCCAAAGATCGCTCCGGCATAGATTCCGCTACACGCGCCTTTCAGGGGCTGCGTATCGCCGTGAATGATGAACTGGGCGAAATTGAACGCGGGCTTGAACAGGCGCTGGATATGCTGGCGCCGGGTGGGCGGCTGGTTGTTGTTTCCTTCCATTCACTGGAAGATCGTATCGCCAAGCGTATGGTCCAACATGCCACGGGCAAGGATAAAAGCTTTTCGCGCTATGACCCCCGTGCCGCCGGAACACCAGCGCCGCAGACGGACTTTGTAGCCCTTACGCACAAAGCCCGGCGGCCCAGCGATACTGAATGTAGCCATAATCCTCGCGCCAGAAGTGCACGGCTGCGCGCTGTCATGAAACGTGCATCAACCCCTGCTTCCGTAAAAAAGGGCTAA
- the ftsL gene encoding cell division protein FtsL has product MIPRPFTCCCAVLAIASGFFLYTKKHQTTLLDQQISQIVKETEHVRTQTSILRTEWALENQPERLAQLVARHESGLQTMNPTQFVRMADLESHLPAVAKDALPQAPALVADKSTNITPPPVMAPPAHTPAPAVVADARPAHVIPPAVIHSARPVAAPTVVADVPHVATEPTLHPRATSVADAASVLHAPVTHHDHPHAVPEPVAAPVRVAQVADPATPARPVHHMAVETPRPQVVASANADDDAPVAPVRHSLTRAASPAIRHVAQASDDDATPIRHPLPVAAASWHATRPHRASSAPSSYMEARATSSYSSGSLLSRGGDALPAPVPVAN; this is encoded by the coding sequence ATGATCCCCCGTCCATTTACATGCTGCTGTGCGGTTCTGGCGATTGCATCTGGCTTTTTCCTTTATACAAAGAAGCATCAGACCACCCTTCTCGATCAGCAGATTTCTCAGATCGTGAAGGAAACGGAGCACGTTCGCACACAAACATCCATTCTGCGCACGGAATGGGCTTTGGAAAACCAGCCTGAACGCCTTGCCCAACTTGTGGCACGGCATGAATCTGGTTTGCAGACCATGAATCCAACGCAGTTTGTGCGTATGGCTGATTTGGAAAGCCACCTTCCTGCCGTTGCAAAAGATGCTCTGCCCCAAGCCCCGGCATTGGTTGCTGATAAATCAACCAACATTACGCCACCACCGGTTATGGCACCCCCTGCGCATACACCGGCTCCGGCTGTTGTGGCCGATGCGCGCCCTGCGCACGTCATCCCACCAGCAGTCATTCATTCGGCGCGCCCTGTGGCTGCTCCTACTGTTGTGGCGGATGTGCCGCATGTTGCAACGGAACCCACCCTGCACCCACGCGCAACATCTGTGGCCGATGCAGCATCTGTTTTGCATGCACCAGTCACACATCATGATCACCCACATGCTGTGCCGGAACCTGTAGCTGCACCGGTACGTGTTGCGCAGGTTGCCGACCCCGCTACACCTGCCCGCCCTGTACACCATATGGCAGTTGAAACCCCACGCCCACAGGTTGTTGCTTCCGCCAATGCGGATGATGATGCGCCTGTAGCTCCGGTTCGCCATAGCCTTACGCGGGCAGCATCTCCGGCTATTCGGCACGTAGCGCAGGCTTCGGACGATGATGCAACGCCAATTCGGCACCCACTTCCGGTTGCGGCAGCCAGTTGGCACGCCACGCGCCCTCATCGTGCATCTTCTGCACCTTCCAGCTATATGGAAGCACGCGCTACTTCCAGCTATAGCAGCGGCTCTCTGCTGAGCCGTGGTGGTGATGCGCTGCCGGCTCCGGTTCCGGTTGCCAACTGA
- a CDS encoding peptidoglycan D,D-transpeptidase FtsI family protein, translated as MSVSPNDPDPTRTVGVTGDDLRARAHRDQMHVRLLGVAGGFCLIFAVVAIKLSIATVIHPMAPEKRQIAPQVPEIPKIDPRGSLAGDFSLPQVHRASIVDRNGQTLALSLPVAQVYANPQELIDPKDVAHKLKSILKDLDEQETADRLSRPKQFVYIARNISPQQELAINNLGIPGIYFEPGERRHYPLGRMAAQIMGTVDIDDHGVAGIEKYFDKRLLSDRRPLHLSLDIRVQSAVREEVANAMQTFQAIGACGIVMDVRTGEIIAMVSLPDFDANNFAHATNDERFNRAVTGLYEPGSTFKLQTTAMGLETGTIHIWDRFSSVPLHIGRFTIRDMKSDHFSPWLTLPEVMAYSSNPAAAHIALDVGGKKQSEWLRSMGFFSPVPVELPEAARPLVPHQWGIATVMTVGFGHGVAEPPLAIVRGTAATVNGGILVTPTLLDKEDPANATTSAPGISPQFASGIQNAALEQSVEDDTPSSAVDAPVTPAGPRILSEKVSSLLRRLLRLDVTHGTGRTAESPGYFVGGKTGTAEKIGPHGGYLKHVNISAFTGIFPMNAPHYAVYVMLDSPKPTPQTHGWTTAGWNAAPTVSKIVSRIGPMLQIFPDTEHAEQIDAQMALPMHPAVPRGVRPLGPGNDPGDPRKAEAEHKAEKEALKRAMAERKKAAAEVMDE; from the coding sequence ATGTCTGTCTCCCCCAATGACCCCGACCCAACGCGCACAGTAGGTGTTACGGGGGACGATCTGCGCGCCCGCGCACATCGGGACCAAATGCATGTAAGGCTTTTGGGTGTTGCTGGCGGTTTTTGCCTGATTTTTGCTGTTGTCGCTATCAAGCTGAGTATCGCAACAGTTATTCACCCTATGGCGCCGGAAAAGCGGCAGATTGCACCGCAGGTTCCTGAAATTCCTAAAATTGACCCCAGGGGCAGCCTTGCTGGGGATTTCTCGCTACCGCAGGTGCATCGCGCTTCTATCGTAGATCGCAATGGGCAGACCTTGGCGCTCTCCCTGCCTGTTGCGCAGGTGTATGCCAACCCGCAAGAGTTGATTGACCCCAAGGATGTTGCACACAAACTCAAATCCATCCTGAAGGATCTGGATGAGCAGGAAACCGCTGATCGCCTTTCCCGCCCCAAACAGTTTGTTTACATTGCACGCAACATTTCGCCCCAGCAGGAACTGGCCATCAATAATCTTGGCATTCCGGGTATTTATTTTGAACCGGGCGAAAGACGGCATTATCCGCTAGGCCGCATGGCCGCCCAGATTATGGGTACTGTTGATATTGATGATCACGGCGTGGCCGGGATTGAAAAATACTTCGATAAGCGCCTGCTTTCTGATCGTCGCCCCCTTCATCTGTCTTTGGATATTCGTGTTCAGTCTGCTGTGCGTGAAGAAGTGGCAAATGCCATGCAGACCTTTCAGGCCATTGGGGCCTGCGGCATTGTGATGGATGTGCGCACAGGTGAAATTATTGCCATGGTCAGCCTGCCTGACTTTGATGCCAATAATTTTGCCCATGCCACCAATGATGAACGCTTTAACCGCGCCGTAACCGGTTTGTATGAGCCCGGTTCCACCTTTAAGCTACAAACAACAGCCATGGGGCTGGAAACGGGCACTATCCATATTTGGGACCGGTTTTCATCCGTACCATTGCATATCGGGCGCTTTACCATCCGCGATATGAAGAGTGACCATTTTTCTCCGTGGCTGACACTGCCCGAAGTGATGGCTTATTCTTCCAACCCGGCAGCGGCACATATTGCGTTGGATGTTGGCGGCAAAAAGCAGTCCGAATGGCTGCGTTCGATGGGGTTTTTCTCCCCCGTCCCGGTTGAACTGCCAGAAGCTGCACGCCCCTTGGTGCCGCATCAGTGGGGCATTGCCACGGTCATGACAGTCGGGTTCGGGCATGGTGTGGCTGAACCTCCATTGGCCATTGTGCGTGGCACTGCGGCCACGGTTAATGGTGGCATTCTGGTAACGCCTACCTTGCTGGACAAGGAAGACCCAGCCAATGCTACAACCAGCGCGCCGGGCATAAGCCCGCAATTTGCCAGCGGCATCCAGAACGCCGCGCTGGAGCAAAGCGTGGAAGATGACACCCCAAGTAGCGCGGTGGATGCTCCTGTCACGCCTGCTGGCCCACGCATTCTTTCTGAAAAAGTATCCAGCCTTCTACGCCGCCTTCTGCGGTTGGATGTTACCCACGGCACAGGGCGTACTGCAGAATCTCCGGGGTATTTTGTGGGTGGTAAAACCGGCACGGCAGAAAAGATTGGCCCACATGGTGGCTACCTGAAGCACGTGAACATTTCGGCGTTTACAGGGATCTTCCCCATGAATGCACCGCATTATGCCGTGTATGTCATGCTGGATAGCCCCAAACCTACTCCGCAAACCCATGGCTGGACAACAGCAGGCTGGAACGCTGCACCTACTGTTTCCAAAATTGTTTCACGCATTGGGCCCATGCTCCAGATTTTTCCCGATACAGAGCATGCTGAGCAGATTGATGCGCAAATGGCTCTGCCCATGCATCCTGCGGTGCCACGTGGCGTAAGGCCACTTGGTCCGGGGAATGATCCGGGAGACCCACGCAAAGCCGAAGCTGAACATAAGGCTGAAAAAGAAGCACTTAAACGCGCCATGGCTGAACGCAAAAAAGCGGCTGCGGAGGTTATGGACGAATGA
- a CDS encoding UDP-N-acetylmuramoyl-L-alanyl-D-glutamate--2,6-diaminopimelate ligase produces the protein MSLSLSTLLATAGLPALPENPEISAITADSRQVKPGTIFAALPGVKTDGRTFIATAVQNGAAAILAPADTQWPTDVPACPLILAPNPRHALALMAAALAGPQPHHLVAITGTNGKTSTADFIRQIWALQGFKAAAIGTLGLTGAENTSISFPALTTPDPVALANGLAALTQAGFNHVALEASSHGLEQGRLDGLRLAAAGFTNLTRDHLDYHLTIEAYRTAKLKLFDTLLPEHAIAAANADMDAQTLQAIRTIAARRNLRLRLVGEQGTTLRLVAHNALPAGQELTIEHNGHTSTVLLPIPGRFQADNVLLAVALAAQDDAEIAHILPLLPQLKGVRGRLERATVLPNGACAYVDYAHTPDALARLLASLRPHARGKLVVVLGAGGDRDSGKRPLMGQEAIKGADIAIITDDNPRTENPASIRAEIKAGAPRALEIADRKQAIAEALSMLKADDVLVVAGKGHEQGQIIGNTILPFDDAAVLRTLAGHP, from the coding sequence ATGAGCCTTTCCCTCTCCACCCTTCTTGCGACTGCAGGGCTTCCAGCCCTACCTGAAAATCCTGAGATTTCTGCCATTACAGCGGATAGCCGACAGGTAAAGCCGGGCACAATTTTTGCCGCTTTGCCGGGCGTTAAAACCGATGGCCGAACCTTTATTGCCACAGCCGTGCAAAATGGTGCGGCAGCAATTTTGGCACCTGCAGATACACAGTGGCCAACAGATGTACCCGCCTGCCCGCTTATCCTGGCACCCAACCCGCGCCATGCACTGGCACTTATGGCCGCTGCTCTGGCAGGGCCTCAGCCACATCATCTGGTGGCCATTACCGGCACAAATGGCAAAACCAGCACTGCAGATTTTATTCGCCAAATCTGGGCGCTACAGGGTTTTAAAGCCGCTGCCATTGGCACGCTTGGCCTGACCGGGGCGGAAAATACTTCCATTTCATTTCCCGCGCTTACAACGCCAGACCCAGTTGCCCTTGCCAATGGGCTGGCAGCACTTACCCAAGCCGGGTTTAACCATGTTGCGCTGGAAGCCTCATCCCACGGGTTGGAACAGGGACGGTTAGATGGCCTCCGGCTTGCTGCGGCCGGCTTTACCAATCTGACGCGGGACCATCTGGATTATCATCTGACCATAGAAGCCTATCGCACAGCCAAACTGAAGCTGTTTGATACCCTTCTGCCAGAACATGCCATTGCCGCTGCCAATGCCGATATGGATGCACAAACGCTCCAAGCTATCCGTACTATTGCAGCCCGCCGGAACCTGCGGCTGAGACTGGTTGGTGAACAAGGCACAACATTACGCCTTGTGGCACACAATGCCCTTCCTGCCGGACAGGAACTGACCATTGAGCACAATGGCCATACCAGCACGGTTCTTCTCCCTATTCCGGGGCGCTTTCAGGCAGATAACGTATTGCTGGCTGTAGCTCTTGCTGCGCAGGATGATGCCGAGATTGCACATATTCTGCCCCTTTTGCCGCAGCTTAAAGGGGTTCGGGGGCGGCTGGAACGTGCAACCGTTCTGCCCAATGGAGCCTGCGCGTATGTAGACTACGCCCATACTCCAGATGCGCTGGCACGGCTTCTGGCATCTTTGCGCCCCCACGCACGCGGCAAGTTGGTTGTTGTTCTGGGTGCCGGAGGTGATCGTGATAGTGGCAAGCGCCCTCTTATGGGTCAGGAAGCCATTAAAGGTGCAGATATTGCCATTATTACGGATGACAACCCACGCACAGAAAATCCCGCATCTATTCGTGCAGAAATAAAAGCCGGTGCCCCGCGGGCGCTGGAAATTGCAGATAGAAAACAAGCAATAGCAGAAGCTCTTTCCATGCTTAAAGCAGACGATGTGCTGGTTGTGGCCGGCAAAGGCCATGAACAGGGACAGATTATAGGCAATACCATTTTACCGTTTGATGATGCCGCCGTGTTGCGCACACTGGCGGGCCATCCATGA
- a CDS encoding UDP-N-acetylmuramoyl-tripeptide--D-alanyl-D-alanine ligase: MSLLWTREELETATGGTFLGHTSVSVTGISIDTRTLAPGDLFIALKGDNSDGHAHIATALEKGAAAVLAHSAEGFSDPRILLVADTMQGLQKLAQAARARFKGKVVAVTGSVGKTTTKEMLRLCLAPSGLTHAAEASYNNHWGVPLTLARLPREAAFCISEIGMNHPGEILPLAKMVQPDVAVITTIGSAHLGHMGSLDAIAKEKASIITALPKGGIAIVPDDAHGTQFFTAAAEKAQAVLWPCGVNPHSTAHLAHLHTGADGSRFDVSIQGKTFNVHLPAPGTHLARNAVAALATCAALGADVANAADALADFRPGKGRGALIQIAGGAITLLDESYNASAASIRAALDVLRHIPATRRIAVLGDMRELGEFSISEHQALAAPAASAADLVFCCGSYMKTLFDALPPSKQGAWAESAALLAPHVCAALRKGDAVLVKGSLGSRMRDVIAALNALPAVECA, encoded by the coding sequence ATGAGCCTATTGTGGACGCGGGAAGAACTGGAAACCGCAACGGGTGGAACGTTTTTAGGGCATACCTCTGTTTCTGTTACCGGTATTTCCATTGATACGCGCACCCTTGCCCCCGGAGACCTGTTTATTGCCCTAAAAGGCGATAACAGTGATGGGCACGCACATATTGCCACAGCGCTTGAAAAAGGTGCTGCGGCCGTTTTGGCGCATTCCGCCGAAGGGTTCTCAGACCCGCGTATTCTGCTGGTAGCAGATACCATGCAGGGCCTTCAAAAGCTGGCGCAGGCCGCACGGGCACGTTTTAAGGGTAAGGTTGTTGCCGTAACCGGCAGTGTGGGTAAAACCACCACCAAGGAAATGCTGCGCCTTTGCTTGGCACCTTCTGGCCTGACACATGCGGCAGAGGCCTCCTACAACAACCATTGGGGTGTGCCACTCACGCTTGCACGCCTACCGCGAGAAGCTGCTTTCTGTATCAGTGAAATTGGCATGAACCATCCGGGGGAAATTCTTCCGCTTGCCAAAATGGTGCAGCCTGATGTGGCCGTTATTACCACTATTGGTTCAGCACATTTGGGCCATATGGGCAGCTTGGACGCTATTGCAAAAGAAAAAGCTTCCATCATTACAGCTCTGCCCAAAGGCGGCATTGCCATTGTGCCGGACGATGCGCACGGCACACAGTTTTTTACTGCGGCGGCAGAAAAAGCGCAGGCTGTTTTGTGGCCTTGTGGTGTGAACCCTCATAGCACGGCACATCTGGCCCATTTGCATACTGGTGCTGACGGCTCGCGCTTTGATGTTTCCATTCAAGGCAAAACATTCAACGTTCATCTTCCAGCACCCGGCACGCATTTGGCACGCAATGCCGTTGCTGCATTGGCAACCTGTGCTGCGCTTGGCGCAGATGTTGCCAATGCAGCAGATGCACTAGCAGATTTCCGTCCCGGTAAGGGCCGTGGTGCCCTTATCCAAATTGCCGGTGGGGCCATTACACTGCTGGATGAAAGCTATAATGCCTCGGCGGCTTCCATCCGGGCTGCATTGGATGTTCTGCGCCATATCCCCGCCACACGCCGTATCGCCGTTCTGGGCGATATGCGTGAGTTGGGTGAATTTTCCATTTCCGAACATCAGGCACTTGCTGCTCCTGCTGCCAGTGCTGCTGACCTCGTTTTTTGCTGCGGATCCTACATGAAAACCCTTTTTGATGCCCTTCCGCCCTCCAAACAGGGCGCATGGGCAGAAAGTGCTGCCTTACTTGCTCCTCATGTCTGCGCGGCTTTGCGCAAGGGGGATGCCGTATTAGTGAAGGGTAGTTTAGGAAGCCGCATGCGGGACGTTATTGCTGCACTCAACGCACTTCCGGCAGTGGAGTGTGCCTAA
- the mraY gene encoding phospho-N-acetylmuramoyl-pentapeptide-transferase — MLYMLISHAAHDGHITILNLLRYITFRAGCACMTALGISLLLGRPLIRTLRRIQREGQPIRAVGPERHILEKTGTPTMGGVLILISLVISMLIWGDLENGFVWAVMLTTLGFGAIGFADDYRKLARRNTDGLSKRARLGGEFGISLLCGWWLQSLMPPELANHLAFPFVKDLLLPLGILYPVFAMIVITGFGNAVNFTDGLDGLAIGPVIVASLVFAILSYLVGNHVFADYLQIHAVPGTGELAVFCAALVGAGLGFLWFNAPPASVFMGDTGSLSLGGALGSLAVAIKHELVLCIVGGLFVAETLSVVIQVFWYKRTGRRVFLMAPFHHHFEKKGWAEPKIVIRFWIVSIVLGLCGLATLKLR; from the coding sequence ATGCTGTATATGCTGATTTCTCACGCCGCGCATGATGGACACATCACAATCCTGAACCTGCTGCGTTACATCACGTTTCGCGCGGGCTGTGCGTGTATGACAGCCTTGGGCATCAGCCTGCTTCTGGGCCGCCCGCTTATTAGAACGCTGCGCCGTATCCAGCGGGAAGGCCAGCCTATTCGCGCCGTTGGCCCCGAACGCCATATTCTGGAAAAAACCGGCACACCAACAATGGGCGGTGTGTTGATCTTGATTTCTCTGGTGATCTCCATGCTGATCTGGGGAGATCTGGAAAACGGCTTTGTGTGGGCTGTTATGCTCACCACTCTGGGGTTTGGCGCCATTGGGTTTGCAGATGATTACCGCAAACTGGCACGCCGCAACACGGATGGCCTTTCCAAACGTGCCAGACTTGGTGGCGAGTTTGGTATTTCACTTCTGTGCGGGTGGTGGCTGCAATCTCTCATGCCGCCAGAACTGGCAAACCATCTGGCTTTTCCGTTTGTAAAAGACCTTCTGTTGCCACTGGGTATTCTGTACCCCGTATTTGCCATGATCGTGATTACCGGCTTTGGCAATGCGGTTAACTTTACAGATGGGCTAGATGGACTGGCTATCGGGCCTGTTATTGTGGCCTCTTTGGTGTTTGCCATTCTTTCCTACCTGGTTGGCAACCACGTTTTTGCTGATTACCTGCAAATCCACGCCGTGCCCGGCACAGGGGAACTTGCCGTATTTTGCGCTGCCCTTGTTGGCGCTGGCCTTGGGTTTTTGTGGTTTAACGCCCCTCCGGCCTCGGTATTTATGGGGGATACGGGCTCTCTCTCCCTTGGTGGGGCGCTGGGTTCTCTGGCCGTTGCCATCAAGCATGAACTGGTGCTGTGCATTGTAGGCGGCCTGTTTGTAGCAGAAACACTTTCTGTGGTTATTCAGGTGTTCTGGTATAAACGCACTGGCCGGCGTGTGTTCCTTATGGCCCCGTTCCACCACCATTTTGAGAAAAAAGGGTGGGCAGAACCCAAGATTGTCATCCGGTTCTGGATTGTTTCCATTGTTCTGGGGCTGTGTGGTCTGGCCACGCTGAAACTAAGATGA